One stretch of Agelaius phoeniceus isolate bAgePho1 chromosome W unlocalized genomic scaffold, bAgePho1.hap1 SUPER_W_unloc_2, whole genome shotgun sequence DNA includes these proteins:
- the LOC143692771 gene encoding olfactory receptor 14A16-like: MSNSSCIRHFLLLALADTRQLQLLHFCLLLGISLAALLGNGLIISAVACGHHLHTPMFFFLLNLALSDLGSICTTVPKAMHNSLWDTSNISFTGCAAQLFYFLFFISAEFSLLTIMCYDRYISICKPLHYGTLLGSRACAHMAAAAWASAFLIALFYTANTFSLPLCHGSALGQFFCEIPQILKLSCSKSYLREFGVIVFSACLSFGCFVFIVFSYVQIFRAVLRIPSEQGRHKAFSTCLPHLAVLSLFLSTVMFSYLKPPSISSPSLDLAVSVLYSVVPPALNPLIYSLRNQELKAAVWRLITGWFQKH, translated from the coding sequence atgtccaacagcagctgcatcaggcatttcctcctgctggcattggcagacacgcggcagctgcagctcctgcacttctgcctcttgctgggcatctccctggctgccctcctgggcaacggcctcatcatcagcgccgtagcctgcggccaccacctgcacacgcccatgttcttcttcctgctcaacctggccctcagcgacctgggctccatctgcaccactgtccccaaagccatgcacaattccctctgggacaccagcaacatctccttcactggatgtgctgcacagctcttttactttcttttctttatctcagcagagttttccctcctgaccatcatgtgctatgaccgctacatttccatctgcaaacccctgcactacgggaccctcctgggcagcagagcttgtgcccacatggcagcagctgcctgggccagtgcctttctcattGCTCTGTTTTatacagccaatacattttccctgcccctttgccatggcagtgccctgggccagttcttctgtgaaattccacaaatcctcaagctctcctgctccaaatcctatctCAGAGAATTTGGGGTCATTGTTTTTAGTGCCTGTTTatcatttggctgttttgtgttcattgttttctcctatgtgcagatcttcagggctgtgctgaggatcccctctgagcagggacggcacaaagccttttccacctgcctccctcacctggctgtgctctccctgttcctcagcactgtaATGTtttcctacctgaagcccccctccatatcctccccatccctggatctggcagtttcagttctgtactcagtggtgcctccagccctgaaccccctcatctacagcctgaggaaccaggagctcaaggctgcagtgtggagactgatcactggatggtttcagaaacattaa